TACCAACTGTTTGAAAAAGCATCAATATCAAAGGCGAGAGAAAAAGAAATGAAAAAACCTCTTGTCCTCTTATATAATCTCCCTTAAAAAATATGTTAAATACAGGTGAAATAAAAGGTTGAGCTATTATAAAGACCATAAAACTTACTATTCCCAAATACTCAAATACTTTTGAATTTATTTTTACCTGTTCTTTATCTTTCATTGTAGAAAAAGCAAAATAACTCCATCCACCTGCAAAGGCTGTATAAATCAATTGACTCACTGAAGAAACCTTGGCTCCTACAGAGTATATTCCTAATTCTCCTGCTCCCAACATTTTATTTATCATTACTCTATCCATTGAATGAAATATCCAATATATCAGAAAAGTTGGAACTAATGGGATTCCTATTTTTAATAATTCTTTCGCTACTCTTTTATCAAATTTTTTTAAAGAAAATTCTCTTCTATTTAATAAATAAAAAAATATTAAAGAAAGTAAGTTCATAATAACAGTTCCATATATTAAAGCTTCATAAGTAAAACCTATTTTTAAAAAATAAAAAGTTATCATAAAGCCTATTATTGGAAAACTTATTCCTGTAAAAAAAAATATTTTCCTTTGATTTTTCATTCTTGTTGGAGAAATCACTATAGTATTTATGGAACTTATATATATCCCAATGGCAGATAAAATGACTAAATTCTTATATATTTTCTCGGAAAAAAGATATATAGATATTTGTTTATTGAATAAAAAAACTATACTTGATATTATCAAAGAGGATATTAATACTATTCCTAATCCTGTACTTGTTACTGTTTTTTTATACTCAACATCTTCCTTCTTTTCAAAATATTCTCTAAAAATAGCATCATACATTCCTAATATTGCTATAGCACTACCAAAAGAAATAATTAGATTAAACATATCTGATATTCCATAATTTTTACTATCTGGTAATAATTTTGTTATAATTGGAAGAGTTATAAAAGGCAATGCTTTTTGAAGCATTGAAATTCCACCATAAAACAGAAAATTTTCCAAAAATAATTTTAACTTTTTATTCATAATTCACTTCTTTCATTCTTTTTTTCTAAATAAAAATTTTGACAATATCCTACTCCTGTTACTAATATTAATAAATAAAGCATTTGAAATATATTAGGC
Above is a window of Fusobacterium varium DNA encoding:
- a CDS encoding O-antigen translocase, translated to MNKKLKLFLENFLFYGGISMLQKALPFITLPIITKLLPDSKNYGISDMFNLIISFGSAIAILGMYDAIFREYFEKKEDVEYKKTVTSTGLGIVLISSLIISSIVFLFNKQISIYLFSEKIYKNLVILSAIGIYISSINTIVISPTRMKNQRKIFFFTGISFPIIGFMITFYFLKIGFTYEALIYGTVIMNLLSLIFFYLLNRREFSLKKFDKRVAKELLKIGIPLVPTFLIYWIFHSMDRVMINKMLGAGELGIYSVGAKVSSVSQLIYTAFAGGWSYFAFSTMKDKEQVKINSKVFEYLGIVSFMVFIIAQPFISPVFNIFFKGDYIRGQEVFSFLFLSPLILMLFQTVGNQVIVVKKSYLSTAALFLGALLNIFLNYILIKNYGIEGAAFSTLNSYFISVILMCIICYKLNLFSISKRFLVITGLLIMGIYCNFFLKEYIYYKIIYSLTFGVIILNYIKDLKHLLKK